AAAAAATAGTTAGTAAACAGCGCCATGCCGTCCGTTTAAAGGTTGTAAGTTATCCGGAAAGAATGAAGAAGTTTTTGTCTGATTACCGGTTGACGATTCATTCGTACATGTTTTGTCGTCTTTGCATTGAGCAAAGCGGCAAGTCGTTCTTTGCTTTTTTATGAATCAGTTCGCTTTCAAAAACGTAGTTCGGCATTTCGAATGAAGAGAGAAATCTTACTTTTAAAGGATTTTGTTACTGAAACAGTAAAAAAATCTCAAATTTAAAGTGAACTCATAAATTTTATTCTATTTTTGCGAAAGGAAATTTTGTGAAGCGTTTAGCTCAAATCGTCGTTTTAATTTTAGTTGTTCTGTCAATCGGAACGGCTCAAAATCCAGACTACAAGCCCTATGTTTTAATCGTCTCATTTGACGGTTTTCGCTGGGATTATTTAGATCGTGGTATTACGCCCAACTTACAAAAGATGGCCGATGAAGGCGTACGGGCCATTACTTTTGAACCGGCTTTCCCTTCCAAAACCTTTCCCAATCATTACACCATTGTTACCGGACTTTATCCGGTGAATCATGGATTGATCAACAACAGCTTTTTCGATCCGTTTACCAAACAGAGATACCGCCTGGGCGATACCTCGGCTGTACGCAACGCCTACTGGTACCGGGGAGAGGCTTTGTGGGAAACGGCCAGACGTCAGGGCGTGTTAAGCGCCAGTTTTTTCTGGCCGGGCTCCGAAGTTCATCTTTCTTATCGGCATCCGAACTATTTTAAACGATATGACGGCTCCATTCCGCATATTGAAAGGATTAATGGCGTTATTGACTGGTTACAACTTCCGGAAGAAAAACGACCGCAGCTTTTGTTTTTGTATTTTAGCGATACGGATACCTATGGCCATCGCTACGGCCCGGAATCAGAAAAGATCAACGAAGCCATTAGCCTGGTGGACCGCTATCTCGGCGTTTTACGCAGTAAATTGGATTCGATTGGCATGAAGGACAAAGTAAATCTCATCGTTTTATCGGATCATGGCATGACGCAACTGCGGCCGGACGGTCAGATTCTTTTGTACAAACTGTTGAAGGACCAGGCGGTTCGCGTGGATGGTTACGGACCGCTGGTACAAATTTTTACCAGATCGCCTGAAGCAAAGGAAGAGATTTTTCAGCGGTTGAATCAAAATCGCATGAATTTCTCAGTTTACAAAAAAGAAGATTTACCAGACTATTTTCATTATAAAAACAGTCCATTTGTTGGCGACATCGTTGCGGTAGCGCATCTTGGTTACACATTTGTGCGTAGCCCTGAAGAGCTGGAAAAAGTACGCCGCCATCCTTCAAAGGGCAATCACGGTTACGACAATCACACGCTGGATATGCAGGGTATTTTTGTGGCCGCCGGCCCGGCCTTTAAAACGGCCTACGCCTGCCAGACATTACACAACGTCGATGTTTACCCGCTGGTTTGTAAAATTCTGGGCATTGTGCCAAACGGTAAAATTGACGGCAAGTTAGAGCGCATCGAGTTTATTTTAAAGGACCATTGAGCCGGACGGATGCTCGCTTTTTTTGAAGCGGTGAAAATTTTGCTCCTTCCGGCCATATTGGGTTTTGGTCGGCAAAACATCGCCGTTTCTAATCAATCCTCTGGCGCGTTTTCTGCCATTGTTTGCAATTCTTCCAGAACTTCAAAAGCATAGCGTAAATGCGGAATCACAATGGAGCCGCCGATGATCAGCGCAATGTTCATGGCCTCGTACAATTCTTCCTTTGTTGCCCCTTCCGACACGCAGCGATCCAGATGGTAAAAGATGCAGTCATTACAACGCAAGACCATGCTGCCCACCAGTCCCATCAACTCTTTGTATTTAACCGGAATGGCGCCCTGCAGATAGGCTTTGTTGTCCAGCGCAAAGAACTTTTTAAAATCATTAAAACCGCTGTTCAGAATTTTATCGTTCATATCCAGGCGGTACTTCCGTGTTTTAACGATTTTGCTCGATTTCATGATTAACCTCCCTTTGTAATTTTCTTTTCCAGATTCCCGTGGCAAATAAGACAGCGTTTAAAAAGCCTTTTAATCCGGTGGTTATGGCAATGGCCCACCAGATGCCATTGGCGCCCAGCCCCATGTTTACGGCCAGCAAATAAGCCAGCGGAATGCGCGCGGCCGTAATGGGCACGCTGACCAGCATTACCGGCAGGGTGTAACCGGCGCCGCTAAACGCTCCCTCCATGATCACTTCCAGCGCGAGAAAGATTTCGAACAGGGCAATGATGCGCAAATAGTCTGTTCCTATTTTTTGCACGAGCGGGTCCTGGGTAAAAACACCCATCAAAACATCGGGGAAAAA
This sequence is a window from Caldithrix abyssi DSM 13497. Protein-coding genes within it:
- a CDS encoding ectonucleotide pyrophosphatase/phosphodiesterase, coding for MKRLAQIVVLILVVLSIGTAQNPDYKPYVLIVSFDGFRWDYLDRGITPNLQKMADEGVRAITFEPAFPSKTFPNHYTIVTGLYPVNHGLINNSFFDPFTKQRYRLGDTSAVRNAYWYRGEALWETARRQGVLSASFFWPGSEVHLSYRHPNYFKRYDGSIPHIERINGVIDWLQLPEEKRPQLLFLYFSDTDTYGHRYGPESEKINEAISLVDRYLGVLRSKLDSIGMKDKVNLIVLSDHGMTQLRPDGQILLYKLLKDQAVRVDGYGPLVQIFTRSPEAKEEIFQRLNQNRMNFSVYKKEDLPDYFHYKNSPFVGDIVAVAHLGYTFVRSPEELEKVRRHPSKGNHGYDNHTLDMQGIFVAAGPAFKTAYACQTLHNVDVYPLVCKILGIVPNGKIDGKLERIEFILKDH
- a CDS encoding carboxymuconolactone decarboxylase family protein, translated to MKSSKIVKTRKYRLDMNDKILNSGFNDFKKFFALDNKAYLQGAIPVKYKELMGLVGSMVLRCNDCIFYHLDRCVSEGATKEELYEAMNIALIIGGSIVIPHLRYAFEVLEELQTMAENAPED